Below is a genomic region from Neisseria zoodegmatis.
GGCAACCGTTATGAGGCAACGGGGTAACGTCAGTAATACTAGTAATTTTAAAACCAAGAGCGTTGAGCGCACGAACTGAAGATTCACGACCAGGGCCAGGACCTTTAATGCGAACCTCTAAATTTTTAACGCCATACTCTTGGGCAACTTTACCAGCGGCCTCTGCTGCTACTTGAGCAGCAAAAGGTGTACTTTTACGTGAACCTTTAAAACCCGCACCGCCAGAGGTAGCCCAAGATAATGCATTTCCTTGACGGTCAGTAATAGTAATGATGGTATT
It encodes:
- the rpsK gene encoding 30S ribosomal protein S11 — translated: MAKANTASRVRKKIRKTVSEGIVHVHASFNNTIITITDRQGNALSWATSGGAGFKGSRKSTPFAAQVAAEAAGKVAQEYGVKNLEVRIKGPGPGRESSVRALNALGFKITSITDVTPLPHNGCRPPKKRRI